From Antennarius striatus isolate MH-2024 chromosome 14, ASM4005453v1, whole genome shotgun sequence, the proteins below share one genomic window:
- the LOC137607108 gene encoding transmembrane protein 238-like, translating into MGVCDGLSHCKLALVLAVLLDLLGGAALLVGVFAPLEIRGQDFGDLLVYTGALLVLASLAGWVLWYSGNIDGLTSRKELGNIGSAVDLLARTLSRKFRAYRSQR; encoded by the exons ATGGGGGTGTGCGACGGACTGTCCCACTGTAAACTGGCGCTGGTCCTCGCCGTGCTGCTGGACCTGCTGGGGGGCGCCGCCCTGCTGGTGGGCGTGTTCGCCCCGTTAGAGATCAGAGGGCAGGACTTCGGGGACCTGCTGGTTTACACCG GCGCTCTGCTGGTGCTGGCGTCTCTGGCGGGGTGGGTGTTGTGGTACAGCGGGAACATCGACGGCCTGACCAGCAGGAAGGAGCTGGGGAACATCGGCAGCGCCGTCGACCTGCTGGCCCGAACCCTCAGCCGCAAGTTCCGCGCCTACCGTAGCCAGCGGTGA
- the LOC137607098 gene encoding visinin-like has translation MGNTRSGVVSKEILEELKLNTKFTETEIVQWYENFKRQCPTGRISKEEFQAIYSKFFPESDAQTYAQHVFRSFDTNDDGTLDFKEYIIALHMTSTGKTTRKLEWAFSLFDVDKNGYITKSEVKEICTAIFKLIPKDEISHLPEDENTPEKRADKLWKYFEKKDNERVAEGEFIQGVLENDAALRLIQYQPAK, from the exons atggGCAACACCCGGAGCGGCGTCGTCTCCAAGGAgatcctggaggagctgaagctcAACACCAAGTTCACCGAGACCGAGATCGTCCAGTGGTACGAGAACTTCAAGCGGCAGTGTCCCACCGGACGCATCTCCAAGGAGGAGTTCCAGGCCATCTACAGCAAGTTCTTCCCCGAGAGCGACGCCCAGACGTACGCGCAGCACGTCTTCCGCTCCTTCGACACCAACGATGACGGGACGCTGGACTTCAAGGAGTACATCATTGCGCTGCACATGACCTCCACGGGGAAGACCACCAGGAAGCTGGAGTGGGCCTTCTCGCTGTTCGACGTGGACAAGAACGGCTACATCACCAAGTCAGAGGTCAAGGAGATCTGCACG GCGATTTTCAAGCTGATCCCCAAAGACGAAATTTCTCACCTGCCTGAAGATGAAAACACACCTGAGAAGAGAGCCGACAAACTCTGGAAGTACTTCGAGAAGAAAGACAACG agcgGGTGGCTGAAGGCGAGTTCATCCAGGGCGTGTTGGAAAACGATGCGGCTCTTCGTCTGATCCAGTATCAGCCTGCAAAATaa